A stretch of the Lactuca sativa cultivar Salinas chromosome 9, Lsat_Salinas_v11, whole genome shotgun sequence genome encodes the following:
- the LOC111885378 gene encoding uncharacterized protein LOC111885378 isoform X2 — MDNESGSRLFGFIGAGATLGQLFGSLFATAMAWVGPYLLLFAALLMELAAQTSKRINKDVSVPSEEMVSLRKTKVDDQDEINEPDSSDHKQSSSPIASTSNLDSTKPRFWALLDGFSLIWSSNYLLVVSLFLFLGAITSSFFYFQKVTVIASTVTTPTERRRLFAQINSFIAVFILAGQLTLTGRILTVAGVTVALCSAPFISFLNTITIAVWPTYFSVALSETIRKVVTYVVTRPGRELLFTVVSQDEKYKAKVCIDVLVQRFGDATAAGMYKLLYSNLNGKTTHISLYAMPISVLWIFTGFHLGRRQTQLAKSQNLSFS; from the exons ATGGACAATGAG TCAGGTTCAAGACTGTTTGGATTTATAGGTGCTGGTGCTACTCTTGGTCAGCTTTTTGGTTCATTGTTTGCTACAGCAATGGCCTGGGTGGGACCAT ATCTATTGCTATTTGCTGCTCTCTTGATGGAATTGGCTGCACAGACATCTAAAAGGATCAATAAGGATGTATCTGTTCCTTCTGAAGAAATGGTTTCTCTCAG aaaaacaaaagttgatgATCAAGATGAGATCAACGAACCAGATTCATCTGATCACAAACAATCTTCTTCACCAATTGCTTCAACTTCAAATCTTGATTCAACAAAGCCTCGATTCTGGGCTTTACTAGATGGATTTTCCCTTATATGGTCTTCAAATTATCTATTAGTTGTATCATTGTTCTTATTTCTAGGAGCAATCACCTCTTCCTTCTTCTACTTCCag AAAGTAACAGTAATTGCCTCAACTGTTACAACCCCTACTGAAAGAAGACGATTATTTGCACAAATCAATAGTTTTATCGCTGTTTTTATCCTCGCTGGACAGCTTACTTTAACA GGTCGGATCCTTACTGTAGCTGGAGTTACTGTTGCTCTTTGCTCTGCACCATTTATATCCTTCTTGAATACGATTACAATCGCTGTTTGGCCAACTTATTTTTCAGTTGCTCTCTCAGAAACCATCCGGAag GTGGTAACATATGTCGTAACTAGACCAGGAAGAGAACTACTATTCACCGTCGTATCACAAGATGAAAAATACAAAGCTAAG GTATGCATAGATGTACTTGTGCAAAGATTTGGAGATGCTACGGCAGCTGGGATGTATAAGTTACTTTACAGCAATCTCAATGGCAAAACGACACATATTTCGCTTTATGCTATGCCC ATTTCTGTTTTATGGATATTTACGGGATTTCACTTGGGTCGTCGACAAACACAACTTGCCAAATCACAGAATCTCTCATTCTCCTAA